A region of Vigna radiata var. radiata cultivar VC1973A chromosome 6, Vradiata_ver6, whole genome shotgun sequence DNA encodes the following proteins:
- the LOC106763141 gene encoding probable serine/threonine-protein kinase WNK11 isoform X1 — MSDKLLYDLCSQFQMPFVNPDPSDKDSEPFVETDPTGRYGRYSELLGCGAVKKVYRAFDQEEGIEVAWNQVKLRNFCDDPTMVDRLYSEVRLLRSLTDKNIIALYSVWRDDQRNTLNFITEVCTSGDLREYRKRHRHVSMKALKKWSKQILKGLNYLHLHDPCIIHRDLNCSNVFVNGNTGQVKIGDLGLAAIVGRSHCAHTILGTPEFMAPELYDEDYTELVDIYSFGMCLLEMVTLEIPYSECDNVAKIYKKVCSGVRPAALNKVKDPEVKAFIEKCLAQPRARPSAADLLKDPFFDEIVDDDENDDCSSSHQ, encoded by the exons ATGTCTGATAAACTATTGTATGATCTCTGTTCTCAATTTCAG ATGCCGTTTGTTAACCCTGACCCTTCAGACAAAGATTCTGAGCCATTTGTCGAGACAGATCCAACTGGTCGCTATGGTAGATACAGTGAGTTGCTTGGTTGTGGTGCTGTGAAAAAAGTGTACCGTGCATTTGATCAGGAAGAAGGAATAGAGGTGGCTTGGAACCAAGTGAAGCTGAGGAATTTCTGTGATGATCCTACCATGGTGGATAGGCTTTACTCTGAAGTGAGGTTGCTCAGAAGCTTGACCGACAAAAACATCATCGCACTTTACAGTGTCTGGAGGGATGACCAGCGTAACACTCTGAATTTCATCACTGAGGTTTGTACCAGTGGTGATTTGAGGGAGTATAGGAAGAGGCACAGGCATGTTTCCATGAAGGCCCTCAAGAAGTGGTCTAAGCAGATTTTGAAAGGGCTGAATTATCTGCACTTGCATGATCCCTGCATCATTCACAGAGATCTCAACTGTAGCAATGTGTTTGTCAATGGAAATACTGGCCAG GTTAAGATTGGTGACTTGGGTTTGGCAGCAATTGTGGGTAGGAGCCATTGTGCTCACACGATTCTTGGGACACCAGAATTCATGGCTCCAGAGTTATATGATGAAGACTACACTGAGTTGGTGGACATTTATTCATTTGGGATGTGTTTGCTGGAAATGGTGACGCTGGAGATTCCTTACAGTGAATGTGACAATGTTGCAAAGATATACAAGAAGGTGTGTTCTGGAGTTAGACCTGCAGCCCTGAACAAGGTGAAAGATCCAGAGGTGAAGGCCTTCATTGAGAAGTGCCTTGCTCAGCCAAGAGCAAGACCTTCTGCAGCTGACCTTCTCAAAGATCCcttctttgatgagattgttgatgatgacGAAAATGATGACTGTTCTTCTTCTCACCAGTAA
- the LOC106763141 gene encoding probable serine/threonine-protein kinase WNK11 isoform X2: MPFVNPDPSDKDSEPFVETDPTGRYGRYSELLGCGAVKKVYRAFDQEEGIEVAWNQVKLRNFCDDPTMVDRLYSEVRLLRSLTDKNIIALYSVWRDDQRNTLNFITEVCTSGDLREYRKRHRHVSMKALKKWSKQILKGLNYLHLHDPCIIHRDLNCSNVFVNGNTGQVKIGDLGLAAIVGRSHCAHTILGTPEFMAPELYDEDYTELVDIYSFGMCLLEMVTLEIPYSECDNVAKIYKKVCSGVRPAALNKVKDPEVKAFIEKCLAQPRARPSAADLLKDPFFDEIVDDDENDDCSSSHQ; encoded by the exons ATGCCGTTTGTTAACCCTGACCCTTCAGACAAAGATTCTGAGCCATTTGTCGAGACAGATCCAACTGGTCGCTATGGTAGATACAGTGAGTTGCTTGGTTGTGGTGCTGTGAAAAAAGTGTACCGTGCATTTGATCAGGAAGAAGGAATAGAGGTGGCTTGGAACCAAGTGAAGCTGAGGAATTTCTGTGATGATCCTACCATGGTGGATAGGCTTTACTCTGAAGTGAGGTTGCTCAGAAGCTTGACCGACAAAAACATCATCGCACTTTACAGTGTCTGGAGGGATGACCAGCGTAACACTCTGAATTTCATCACTGAGGTTTGTACCAGTGGTGATTTGAGGGAGTATAGGAAGAGGCACAGGCATGTTTCCATGAAGGCCCTCAAGAAGTGGTCTAAGCAGATTTTGAAAGGGCTGAATTATCTGCACTTGCATGATCCCTGCATCATTCACAGAGATCTCAACTGTAGCAATGTGTTTGTCAATGGAAATACTGGCCAG GTTAAGATTGGTGACTTGGGTTTGGCAGCAATTGTGGGTAGGAGCCATTGTGCTCACACGATTCTTGGGACACCAGAATTCATGGCTCCAGAGTTATATGATGAAGACTACACTGAGTTGGTGGACATTTATTCATTTGGGATGTGTTTGCTGGAAATGGTGACGCTGGAGATTCCTTACAGTGAATGTGACAATGTTGCAAAGATATACAAGAAGGTGTGTTCTGGAGTTAGACCTGCAGCCCTGAACAAGGTGAAAGATCCAGAGGTGAAGGCCTTCATTGAGAAGTGCCTTGCTCAGCCAAGAGCAAGACCTTCTGCAGCTGACCTTCTCAAAGATCCcttctttgatgagattgttgatgatgacGAAAATGATGACTGTTCTTCTTCTCACCAGTAA